The DNA sequence ttaatatttccaattttataaaaaaaaatatattatagtaCGATTTTGTAGTCTTACGAAAATATTGTGTATTGTAGTTTacgatttttaattaatgcaaACATGAATTCTATTCATTTATGAGTGTCGTAATGACTCTAATATCAAATCCAATACTAgatgataaagatgaaaaataaatatgttattATGTTAAACAAAATCAAATCTAACTAAGGCAAGTATGTTATGTTTGGGATAAATTGAAATTGGCAACCGGTTGAGGGAGTAACCGGTCAGCGAACGCGCTAAggcccaaaaataaataaaaaaacttccATAAACGGAGAGGGAGAGGTTTAAGAGAAAGAAACCAAGTGAAGAGACAGACAAATAGTATTCTCATCCAAATAAACACCTCAGAGACCTTACTTTTCTTCTCTCCAACACCTcagacaaatatatatatatatattaatacatatatctatatataatatactgcAAAACTCAGTAGTCTTTGCCTTGGTTTTGATAAATGTAAAAAGACAAAGAGGACTGAATTTCTtctcatacatatttatatataaaggaTTTGTTTTCCTTTATCATTCGTAATTTTAGCTTACTGGGCGTCTTTCAATGGCTTCGCTTAAGGGCTCTGTGTTGTCCTCCGTTTTTGGGTTCGTCTGCATTGTTTTGTTCTCAAATATCTGTTTCGCCGCTGACCCCACCATTTCTTACGAGTTCCATATCTCTTACATCACTGCTTCTCCTCTTGGTGTTCCTCAACGGGTTTGTTTACTTTCTCCCTCTGCCTTTTATGTAAATCATTGTATATGTATGTTTGTATTACTTCCCTTTTCGGCTTACTTTGAATTTGGTTTTTGTTCTGGGTGGTAAGAGGAAAACATTTTCATATCACTTATCAGCACTGGATCCGGCCGGTAGGAAAACCATTTTTGAAAACTTCTTActttaacatatatattatatataagtataaGGTTTATGAGGTCCAAAAATCGTAAATATTCTGATTGTCAGATATTAGTATGGGCTTTAAAGGGTTGTATATGTTTTCTTTTAAAGTAAATATCAAATGGGTTTTTGACATTTTCAGTTTTAGTTCATCAACCTTGTTTTAGGTTCTGCAAATCTAATCTAGCATCTAATCTtcgaatataatataatattattttatttgaggGTCAAGTGGAGGACTGGAGTTTTTTCACTATACTTGATTTTCATTCCATATTTCattgatttattgattttcGAGTGGCAGGTTATAGCTGTTAATGGGAAGTTTCCAGGTCCTCGAATAAATGCCACCACAAATAATAATGTCCTTGTTAATGTCTTCAACAAATTGGATGAGAATCTCTTGATTACTTGGTAcgcttgcaaaaaaaaaaaaacaagaaaaactcTTTCTTGTCTTTCTGTGTTACTTTTGTTTTCTGATAAGTGAAATGGAACTATTTTTTGGTGAGACAGGCCTGGGATCCAGTTGCGAAGAGATTCATGGCAGGATGGTGTTCTTGGTACCAATTGTCCCATTCCTCCTAAGTGGAATTGGACTTATGACTTTCAAGTTAAGGATCAGATTGGTAGCTTCTTCTACTTCCCCTCTATCAATTTCCAGAGAGCAGCAGGTGGCTTCGGCTCCTTTGTCATCAACAATCGACCAGTCATATCCATTCCTTTCGCCCAGCCTGATGGTGATATTGAAATCTTCATTGGAGATTGGTATATCAGAAATCATACTGTGAGTAATTCTATGTTGAATTGATATTTTTCATGTtaagaatataattttatttgctCTTGGAATAATGTTTTGTTTCTTTCTCTATGTTTTAGGCATTAAGGACATCTTTAAGTGCTGGGAAAGAGCTTGGGATGCCAGATGGAGTTCTCATCAATGGAAAAGGGCCATATCGTTACAACAACACTCTTGTGCCTGATGGTATTGAACATGAAACCATCAATGTTGACCCAGGTATGTTTTGGACCTCTACTACTCATTATGGTGTTTGTACTTTTATAGTTTTTATGGTCTTTGAAAAGCACTAGCAAGCTTTTTGTTGAggctttttctctcattttcacTTGATAATACCAATGTGCTTTTTTTTTATCCCTTTACAATTTAAATGATGGCTGTCTCTATAATTGTATGTTTCATTGCCTGTTGTTTGAAATGATGCTTGTATGTTGTGCAGGCAAAACTTATCGACTTCGCGTGCACAACGTTGGAGTTTCTACAAGTTTAAACTTCAGAATTCAGAGTCACAATATACTTTTAGCCGAAACAGAGGGACACTATACTATGCAACAAAACTACACTGACTTCGATATTCATGTTGGGCAGTCTTATTCTTTCTTGTTGACCACTGATCAGAATGCCAGTACCGATTACTATATTGTTGCCAGTGCTAGGTTTGTAAATGAATCTATTTGGCAAAGGGTCACAGGAGTTGCAGTCCTGCACTACTCTAATTCTAAAGGTCCAGCCACTGGTCCTCTCCCCGATCCACCAAATGATGTGTTTGACAAAACAAGGTCGATGAATCAAGCATTGAGTGTCAGGTTTGTTCCTGTAACTTTTCTGTTATCTTTTACTTTTTATGCTTAATAGTAATGACCCAGATAAGTTAaactcgatttttttttttaattttagtcatcTTTATCCATTTTTGGTGCCGGTAGATGCATAGACTTTGCCTGAATTATTTGCAACTTTGTTCTAAATTCTCTGCTTTTAACAATCTCAGGCAAAATGGATCAGCCAGTGGAGCTCGGCCTAACCCCCAGGGTTCATTTCACTATGGCTCCATTAATATCACTGATACGTATGTTATTAGGAGTTTACCACTAGTAACAATCGGTGGTTCTCGACGAGCTACACTTAATGGCATCTCTTTTCTCAATCCCAAGACTCCAATGAGGCTTGCTGACAAGCATAAACTTAAAGGAGTTTATAAGCTTGATTTCCCCAATAGACCTCTTAATAGACCACCTCGAAGAGACATTTCTGTGATTAATGGTACTTACAAGGGATTCATGGAAATTATATTCCACAACAATGATACCATAATGCAGAGTTTCCATATAAATGGCTATTCTGGTTTTGTGGTCGGGTAAGAATTTCATTTTGCTTTCTCAGCTTTCAGCCCtcttaatttttcctttttttttttcttctctatcCGAACTTGataaacttttatttatttgatttcagGATGGATTATGGTAATTGGACAGAGGACAGTAGAGGTAGATATAACAAGTGGGATGCCATCTCTCGCGCCACTATTCAGGTTAGTGTACAcatgttcatatatataaatacattacAGACTATACAAACATTTCTCTTATGCTGTTTGTACTACTGTGAAGGTATACCCGGAGGCATGGACAGCAGTTCTGATATCTCTTGACAATGTTGGAGTATGGAACATACGATCTGAAAACCTTGACAGATGGTATCTTGGGCAAGAAACATACTTGAGAATCATCAATCCGGATGAAAATGGCGAAACAGAGTTTGCTCAGCCTGATAATGTTTTATTCTGTGGTGACCTAGCCTATTTGCAAAAGTA is a window from the Cannabis sativa cultivar Pink pepper isolate KNU-18-1 chromosome 1, ASM2916894v1, whole genome shotgun sequence genome containing:
- the LOC115706216 gene encoding monocopper oxidase-like protein SKS1; amino-acid sequence: MASLKGSVLSSVFGFVCIVLFSNICFAADPTISYEFHISYITASPLGVPQRVIAVNGKFPGPRINATTNNNVLVNVFNKLDENLLITWPGIQLRRDSWQDGVLGTNCPIPPKWNWTYDFQVKDQIGSFFYFPSINFQRAAGGFGSFVINNRPVISIPFAQPDGDIEIFIGDWYIRNHTALRTSLSAGKELGMPDGVLINGKGPYRYNNTLVPDGIEHETINVDPGKTYRLRVHNVGVSTSLNFRIQSHNILLAETEGHYTMQQNYTDFDIHVGQSYSFLLTTDQNASTDYYIVASARFVNESIWQRVTGVAVLHYSNSKGPATGPLPDPPNDVFDKTRSMNQALSVRQNGSASGARPNPQGSFHYGSINITDTYVIRSLPLVTIGGSRRATLNGISFLNPKTPMRLADKHKLKGVYKLDFPNRPLNRPPRRDISVINGTYKGFMEIIFHNNDTIMQSFHINGYSGFVVGMDYGNWTEDSRGRYNKWDAISRATIQVYPEAWTAVLISLDNVGVWNIRSENLDRWYLGQETYLRIINPDENGETEFAQPDNVLFCGDLAYLQKEQKHNSAISISREFLRLPLTLLIAFFVFTICS